In Fusarium oxysporum Fo47 chromosome IX, complete sequence, the following proteins share a genomic window:
- a CDS encoding uncharacterized protein (family of unknown function-domain containing protein): MGSNNNHLFELPVNEDHNTRPTGYECKNTHFPPPPPYSANSTSTQEQSTEMQINRKSGFANRLHVLSAKIAGPVNDFANKLGCEAFMPTTLDKECDKASRILTSFCDGTPLTTTSPNDSLSRRKAIVRIPRQVLKSAAGLAIFTAFRSGAQFSWGSGSGVVVARRPDGSWSPPSSFAVNTLSVGFMVAMDIYDCVCVLRTPEAVAAFTKPRVSFGGEVAVTAGPVGTGVYVDSTVNSNGVDEPIWSYVKSRGLLWQMKALELIPVIFASIIVCIPKSGVLSRIGATVALSCLQYSLYTSLLESSLPQAQITGISLFSWGLYANGTEQVLLSRYDADDILTVEERRLGRRLSTVTRLLRAVGMYFSLRRVGLRGEISMKKRVSSNSILFVITKIIECVGCYLILDAILLAPRPEGHLITREKQSLFNLSSLTREDVIFRISSSLGNWVIGYISVRLAHGFVAAVSVLLGLCKPEDWPHLNGPISSWSTVRTFWGTFWHQLFRKALTGWGDFIPDRVLRLRRGTPLSRYSRLILTFFTSALMHRCLHYFYRLEAGEWYEIETFFLLQPVAIMFEDAMQAATVHIPLSSPLRWIVGFIWLCAFFTWVTPTFLYPTMRVPDPGQLLPFSVFGHLIKK, from the exons ATGGGATCCAACAATAATCACTTGTTCGAGCTTCCCGTTAATGAAGACCACAATACTCGCCCTACAGGATACGAGTGCAAGAATACTCACTttcctccaccaccaccataTTCCGCCAACAGTACATCGACCCAAGAACAATCCACAGAGATGCAAATAAACCGCAAGTCGGGTTTTGCCAATCGTCTTCACGTCCTCAGTGCCAAGATTGCTGGTCCCGTGAATGACTTCGCGAACAAGCTCGGATGCGAGGCATTCATGCCTACCACTCTAGACAAAGAGTGCGACAAAGCATCACGCATACTAACATCTTTCTGTG ACGGAACACCACTTACAACCACTTCGCCAAACGACTCATTATCAAGACGAAAGGCAATAGTCAGAATTCCTCGACAAGTCCTCAAGTCCGCGGCAGgtctcgccatcttcaccGCATTCCGGTCTGGGGCGCAGTTTTCCTGGGGCAGCGGTTCTGGCGTTGTTGTAGCGCGGCGGCCCGATGGGTCGTGGTCGCCGCCATCTTCCTTTGCCGTCAACACCCTCAGCGTTGGCTTCATGGTTGCCATGGATATATACGACTGCGTATGTGTTCTGCGAACCCCCGAAGCCGTAGCCGCATTCACCAAACCAAGAGTCTCCTTCGGTGGCGAGGTCGCTGTTACCGCTGGGCCGGTTGGTACGGGCGTGTATGTTGATTCGACGGTTAACAGCAACGGGGTTGACGAACCTATATGGAGCTATGTGAAGAGTAGGGGCTT ACTATGGCAGATGAAGGCGCTAGAACT TATCCCCGTCATTTTCGCAAGCATTATTGTCTGCATCCCGAAAAGCGGTGTCCTCAGTCGGATTGGTGCAACGGTGGCGCTGAGTTGCCTGCAGTATTCCCTTTACACTTCTCTTTTGGAATCTTCCCTGCCTCAAGCCCAGATAACCGGCATTTCTTTGTTCAGCTGGGGACTGTACGCCAATGGCACTGAACAGGTTCTGCTCTCGCGCTACGATGCCGACGATATCCTCACGGTAGAGGAGAGACGGTTGGGCCGTCGGTTAAGCACTGTCACCCGTCTTCTTCGTGCCGTGGGCATGTATTTTAGCCTGCGCCGTGTTGGCCTACGAGGGGAGATTTCGATGAAGAAACGGGTCTCGTCAAATTCTATTCTCTTTGTTATAACAAAGATTATTGAGTGCGTGGGCTGTTATCTCATCTTGGATGCCATATTGCTTGCGCCGCGTCCAGAAGGGCACCTGATCACGAGGGAGAAGCAGTCACTGTTCAACTTATCAAGCTTGACTCGGGAAGATGTAATCTTCCGCATTTCTAGCTCCCTTGGAAATTGGGTTATTGGTTATATCTCAGTACGATTAGCCCATGGCTTTGTAGCTGCGGTATCAGTTTTGCTTGGTTTGTGTAAGCCGGAGGATTGGCCGCACCTCAACGGGCCAATAAGTTCATGGTCGACTGTTCGGACCTTTTGGGG AACGTTTTGGCATCAACTTTTCCGCAAGGCTCTGACTGGCTGGGGAGACTTCATCCCGGATAGAGTTCTCCGGCTCCGTCGTGGTACGCCGCTGTCGCGATACTCACGCCTGATATTGACATTCTTCACTTCTGCGCTGATGCACCGCTGCCTGCATTACTTCTATCGTCTTGAGGCCGGAGAGTGGTATGAGATTGAGACCTTTTTTCTTCTACAGCCAGTGGCGATTATGTTTGAAGATGCGATGCAAGCTGCAACCGTGCACATTCCACTCTCAAGCCCATTACGTTGGATAGTTGGGTTTATCTGGCTATGCGCATTCTTCACATGGGTCACGCCAACATTCCTTTACCCTACTATGCGAGTGCCAGATCCAGGGCAGTTGCTTCCATTTTCAGTCTTTGGCCATCTTATCAAGAAGTAA